Within the Erigeron canadensis isolate Cc75 chromosome 6, C_canadensis_v1, whole genome shotgun sequence genome, the region GGTTTATTCGCCAAATGAATAGTCTTCGCTAAATGTGATGTGTATACTACTTATGAAGGTTGAGTAAATGAGTTGACTACTGCTTGACTTAAAGATTGAACCAAAGAAATGACGAAAcggttaaaataaaaagtaaaagtagaAAAGAATCTGTAAGACGCTAAATGAGGTTGGCTATGCTAAGTTAAAGTACAACTCAAGGAAATTctgaaatgatatgataaagTGAGGGACGCGGTTAAGTCATTTATTTATGAGTGGCGAAATGATTCTGAGGACAGAATCCTCTTAAAggggaggtaattgtaacatcccgaactttctAGTTAACGGTTGACTTTACTCGTTAAGTCAAAATTCCGTGTCTATTAAGTCTTTAGATGATTCAATGCGTCTATATGTTTAATATGCTTTAAATGCAaggctttaatgccttaatgattgatgtgtATAAGTGTTTAAAGGTATATTTAAATGCCTTTAGAGGttcttaaagtgtttaatgtgttgtaagtgttccctataggtgttttgagcttaatatgagtcgtttggaagcttagggacTACTTTTGACATAGGGTTAAACTCAAAAACGGGTTAAGGGTCTTGTAACCTATCATTAGACTCATAACATAGAGATTATACTCTTCCTTTGAAACCCTAGGTGTCCCCTTGGTTCCATAGCATTCTATTATTCGATTTCATCGTCGTTTGGGTGATTCGAtggtgttttgatcaagttttgcaTCCCCTTTGCTATCTCCAAGTAATTGATGATTAGCCacattgattttatgcataataaGTCCTTTCAACCCATTGATTTCTGGttttagggtttgggttggatTCAATTACGTTTATAATCGATGTTAAGGCATTACGGGTTACAAATCGATTGTATAAAGTTggtatatgatgatgtacgtgatgtaacaatgtatgcgacgtaatgatatgctatgaaatgctatgtaacgtcttgagatgaattgaaatgtgttatatgttgatgatatgtgaaatgtgcatgattacatggcttgatcatctagttcactagacctattaagttgccatgacacgtgcacgtttaagggcccaaacataaaagatgatatgtgatgatgtttaggtaacgtggacaccaaactatatgtgatgaaaaccgagctcgtatatgatatgaaagtgttaagcttaacccgtacttgcccttgcccggtgagtgtgtatatggttgcttgggtggctccttgcaacataattacgtggtttaAGTATCTCCAGGTGGagtgattacccaccaatgtctttgaacatacggactactcttggattggcttgccattccttaacgacactgatggaccgctgaaaagcttatccatccagtcgggtgtgaggttccctgttaggtcttatgaccacctacacacaaacttacaccttatatgtgatgagtgacttatgtcacgcctaatgtaagtgacttatgtcacactatacgatgatgcttatatgttatatgtaaagtaaaagatgattaggcacagttaggtgattcaacctatgatgatgatgtttgatgtCGTGATATGTTATGGATGATGTGATGCATTGATGTGATATGTGCCTTGACGATGtaattatgacttttatataatgttttaaatggacaaacgttttataaaccatgtgttatcttacttagctaattcgttagctaacacttgctcttttaaaatgtgttgtgccttCAGGTCCAacatagtgagcaggtagatgtgagaagatgtgaggcatgggtagatgatcttgaagctggctgtagtttacccatagtggctgttCGCATTAGATGttcatttatgtttagatatttacgATTTGTATCTACTAtaatgtcggttgtttaatgttgggcaaccgatggatttccatttagacttgttttgatgatatggctagtaacaccatttaacgaataaaccaaacaggttttgctggtttggacttttaaagtttaattccgctttctttgacgccgttaggcaaaagtttttggaaatccttatttttaaatgttgggtgttacatACATCAACATACGTTATCGCTATGTATCACCGCCCTTATATTTGATATACGTTTTTTACATTGTTATTTTTTCCGGGGCAACGTCCGAGATTAAAATACTAGTTGTAACTAAAATGACACAAGACTATGGCATTAACATATTAGTAACAATACGATAACTCAACATCTACATAGCAGTAGTAACAACGCAGCCGTGCaattaatctttattttatttatgacactagctaatcaacccgagttgaacccgggttaaccGATAAACGCTTTGCAAATAAACCGAATGATATCCggataactttaaaatatattgtcatattaaaatgtataaaaaacaagtttaaataagttgaaagttgtgataaattattatgtaaaaaacaaaactaaacggAAACAATAGTATTGTAGTTGTAGACACACGTTAAAACAAATTCGGTtggcaaaaacaaaaacaaaacgttatctaaaaagaaaaaaaagcacCATAGTTTTCAGTCTATTATAACGAAAAAATAGGGTAattaaaattacataataatgtggacatttaataaaaatctgtattaatgatacatatttaagaaaataatattttgaattttaaataaaaaaatatgatgatgtcataattatattaaaaagatttgtagtaatacaatttaaaaaattttaatcaacCCGGATGCAATCCGAGAAGTTACAAATATATTTCGttataattaatacaaaaataaaatttgttataagaGGCAAACATTGATCTTAACATTATCAAATATTGAATTCAATAATGAACAAAATATCATAactataaatttgtaattaataaaattgttataGGTGGACATTAATTAGACTATACAAGCTTCaaagtataataatattaacattatcactatgtaataataatataacctacaacctataaaaacaaaacataatttacGTATTTATAACCATAAACTCAATAAACCAGCGAAGTAGACTAATAGACATGTAATTATgcattttaatttcaaaataatttttacttggagatagatatatagaagatatccttaattttaatttataaatattttatcaaaacttaaGTGAAAATTCTAAACTATGATGACTAAATAAAGAATATGCTAGATtagaataattatatttatgaaCCTTACGAGATAAAAAACTGGTGAAATTCTATTCAAAGCTTGAAGACGTATAAGCTTGTGATACAAGGAATCATCTCCATCTGGTGGTGGTTGCTCTGGAAAAATAGAAACAAGACCACTTTTCAAGCGAAATCCCATAGCAGTAGTGTCATCTTCCAAGCAGTGGTCTCGACTTCCTTCTTGTGGATTTCCTTGAGATGTAAAACATTGTCCTTTACACGGGAGTCGTGGACTATTAGTCCCTCTTGTTTAACACAAGCCTTGTAACACATGTACGCCTCGTTCCCTCGAGGCTTGTTTTGTTTGTACTTTGGTCCTCTAGTTCCTTGTTAGATGAACgttagtttttaatataaattactttcttgctgttcaaaaaaaaaaaaaaataattatatttttgtaatgtgACAACATCTTTAATTATATAGAATATAGGGAAGAATTATAATAtgacacataagattttttctTCTAGAatcaatcttcttttattaataatagagaTTGGCTAACGCCTCCCTCATTTCCACTACCAACTATTAGTCCTATGGAATATTTAAACCAATAAGCTCTCATTCCACATTTTCAATAATCACCACATGAGTTTACAATAAGATTTACATTTATCTTAACATTGTTATTTTTGGTTTCTCATTGTTCatatattttgaatttcatcatctttcaatttttcattattttctgAATATTTATTGGTATTACTTTCATGTCTACCAAATTACCATATCTTAAAGATCGATTCTTGTCAATAATGAGAAAGTTCtcgtttctttccttttctATTTTATGCACTCGAGGATACGTGTTACTACGAGTAAGCAAAATTGATTAATATACTTTTTTGAATACGAGTAGGCATAATTGACTATTTCCGAGAAAACTAATGTAACATTGGTATTCAAAGGGTGATGTATTTCCAAATTCCAACTTTCAAACATGGGCCGAAATCATATACTAGCTCAGTAGTATTTGCCGAAAACAAACTCTGATTTTGCTTTGCAAATAAAAGTTGTTcctatacttatttttttttttaacagtttgTTCCTATACTATCTTTAAGGTAACTTGTAGCACATttagtatgtgattgatgacCGTTGTAAGCTCTAAGTTGTCACCCACTGCCCCGAGCCAGCGCGGCCTATTCTTTGCCTTCTTGAGTTGTTGTGGTGTGTGCTTCACTTGTATGAATAAAACCTAGCAAAATGACAGTACAATGAAACGGAGTCGGTGAGCATACGTTTTAGATAAATAATCATTGATTTTAGTTAATGTATAATTAAGGATATTCTAtacatttttagttttgaaaatttaaagtaGTATACAAAGGttgtaaaagttatataaaagtttatagtCTTATAGATAACTAGATAAGTAGTCAAGTAGATAACAGATCCGGTCCTTAAAACATGGAGCATAAAGCCATAAACACACCAACGGAATTAGATAGTAGGCTTGAGTGTCTTATTTTGTTGGGCTGAAATCTTTATTATATTTGGGCCAAAGTAAAAGCATAATAACATGTATTAAttggagtgttttttttttggtcgttcaaaacataaaataacgTTTGACATCAAAATCTTTTCTTGTTATGACCAAGGTCTTATCGAATATGTAGATTTGTACGTGTAGATATGATCATGCAATTGTATTAATGAAGGTTAATTATATATTGGAGCAAAATGATCGTGTGGATACGGTACCTAGTTTGTGTgtctatatgtttttataatcaaatttttaacattttgtttatgtGAAAAATCCATGAGATTCTCGACTAGGAAGGTGGcgttataaaaaataatattataaaggagtaaCTAAAAGGGAGgatgtgtttatatataaagtatattaaaaattttataaacagCATGGTttgatcagtggtaaacacctttgcctctggagacagagatcatgggttcgatccttaccccatgcaaaggttggagggtcttttctaccatttaggtagaaactggaagtagctctacttaggtagaggtaaagtcttcctacatcttaacctcccccatataccgtcgaggtattagggctcaaaacccgcgacagagcagttacttacttttttatattaaacattttatcaaacatgtTGAAAATTATAATGTATAGACATGTATCATCTAAATTTTTAGATCCAAGtaaagtataaaagtatatcTTTTTTGATGCATTTAATATGTATGAATTATAATAGGACACACGTGATATTATTTCAAAATCCGCCATTGATTAACTAAATTGATTTTAGAAACAAGTTTCATTCGGGACTCGGTTTATTGTGCCACCAGAGATTGATAATTGGATGATCTAAGCAGTGCCGTCTCCGAGGAATTATAGAACTCGGCCGAGAAAAGAAAAGGGGGTCTGGAAGATAGGTgcaataattataattatgtaaACTAAGATATAAAAACGATGATAAATATTATAACAAATTGGTACGTGAGTTTTTTTTCTCTTGTTAAATACTATTGTTTAACTTTTAGAGAATTATTAAAGTTTGTAACGAGCttaattaataacatatatttttatataaatacataaaaaataaaaaataaagtcgGGCCCCTTAAGAAATCGGAAATCGGCCGGTCGTTCACTTCGTCCTATGCCTAAGCCCCCATGGATCTAAGAGAGTAATTACTAGAATAGAATTATGTTCAACAATCAAGATGGAGGCACATACCTCATGCTCTAACATAAGTCATCGGAAATGAAGTCATGTTATTTGTTCCGATTTGTACGAGACACAAATTCccaatatgattatgatactaacaaattatcataaaattatGTCATTCTTATAGTCTACCAACACATTTAATTACAAAATTAAGATACCATAGTAACGAACACAACACCTTAAATACCCTGCTAGTAGTATTTAATTAGATGACTTTTTTGTATCGCATCTCGTGTCCCCTAATGACATCCACAATAACCACAAGAAACAAACATGACAAAGATTACATAAGTTATTCCTCTTTCTTCCAACTAAAATAACCAAAATACCTTTTCTATtaatttgtcaatttttttttggttaatatataaatagatgatACTATTCACAACAATTTTTTGCttacaaacataataattattagctttagaaaaaataaatttcaattCCCATATAAAATACTTTGATATTGATATGCCGTTTTGAAAGAATTTAACCAACAAAGTTTGATAAATAAGATATCCCACGTACTTTTGTGACATCATAGAATATAATTCTTAAAATATACttcttgccttttttttttcttttttttaaccttaCGAATTACGAGACTATTAAACATAAACAAtcctaaaaaaaaacttttctatATGAATTATTAAAGTATCCCATTTGCACGTGTTAACTAAGTTAACACAAAGataagtaaagtaaagtaacagTGCAACACAATTCGCGCTTGTAATTACCAAAAACGTAcgtgtgaaaaaaaaaaaaaaagaaagaaagaaaagatgagtgtgtatgtgtgtgtgtttggtgTTTTTTGGTGGGGAAAAGGAAATAAAATGGTTGGTTagttttcattctctttctctctcctgttttttttcttcttcttcgtctAGTGTTTGTTTCTGTGGAGAGCAGACAACGAACCATAaaccaatcaaatcaaatacatatatatatatatataatataatctatctctatttttttttttctctttttctgtctcatataaaatacacatacatTTGATCagacacaaacacacacacagtgTAATCATATgtaacacaaatatatatacaatttggtTTGGcagttgttttttttcttcttcagtGTAAACTAAATTGTAACTGAAATATTTCGATGTCACGATCCACTTTTAAAACACAGGTGTGTTATATTTTATTCCTTTTCTAGCTCTATATGTATAGATAAATACAGATTAATGTATAGATCATTGAATATGTTTATGTATGAAAATGAATCTATATTAAATGATTTTGTGTctattgattatgatgaaatgTTTATTAAGATTGATGATTTTTGCATGATTATTGGTTTAGAGTTTTATTAGATGACTGGATTTTGGATTAATATATTTGCTGTGATTATATGTATGGATGTATGTTGGTTggttaataattaatgttttatttatggtactttttacattttttaatatgactttttaatgtaaaacaaaatatCTAGTTTGTTAttcatatatgatatgatgtatgATGTATGGGTGACTTAATCATATTAGTTGTTTTTTATTAGTTTGTACGTAggaatgaaaatttgttattCTACTATCTACTATTCCATATATCTAAATGTAAGTCGTTTTGAAACTTCAAGTTCTATTGAATCGTCCTggtaattaaactaaattattgCATGTTATATCTAGTTTAACAAGATTTTACATATTATACATGTTATatctggtttaacaaatgaaaaaGTAGGTTGTTATATAGGATAATTATTCCTATGTATGTGAAACTATAAAGTTTTCTACATATACATTTTTAAGTTGATGATGTGCCTCTTATTATTGAGATTGCAATATTATACATTCCCCACCAGTTAACCATCTCCATGGTAGCTTTGTTGTAAAGCATCCAAAGTTCTCAAAATTCGAACCTGATTAGGTATATATCTTAGATTTGCCACGGAAAAGATTTAGGAAGTGGCGACTATGATACCCGTTAGGCGTTAGGTCATGTACATTAGAGCCAAATGCTTGACTTTGTAAGGATAGTCTGAACAGGAATCCCTCACTATGTACCCATTGTTTATACATTCCCTTCCTTTTATTCTTACTGTCTTGCTTGGCTTCATACTATTTGCTCCTTGGAATAGCTAGCCAAATAGGTTGGTAGTGATCAGATACATAGTGCATGTTCAAAGGAGCTTATCatctatatttgtttattactAGAGTTCACTACACATGGTCACACACATataagtattgatatttatgtATGTGTATTATTCATTTACATGTGTATAGGCCTATAGGGAGTAGTTCAAATAACACAGTTATTACGTGAAACACGTTGGAAAGAATAAGATGATGAGACGTGACAACTTTTGGGCAGTGTACATCCATGTTCTGCGCTAACTTTATAGAATTGTTGATACGTAGCTTGCAGTTCTATGCACAACTGTCACTCACATTCTTTCGTACCACTTTTACCATGAAGATTGTTTTACAGTATTAAATCCACATTTACTACtgtaaaacaataaaaagagtAATATACTTCTTGTGAATGTTGGATAAAATCCTTTTTCTTTGATCGAATTTGATACGATTTACAGATACACTGTGACAATTGAGCTTTTGATCAATGGAATCAATGGAGGCAGGACCTTATCCTGTACGCGAAGGAGAGCCAGATTGTTCTTATTACATCAGAACAGGCCTTTGTAGGTTTGGGGCGACATGTCGTTTCAATCATCCACCTAACAGGAAGTTGGTAAGTTAGTAAGCCAtattttgtttgttaagttGTGACAATATATAGTTGCTACATAGATCTGCCTCAAAGAAACCTTCCTGCTATTCTATCAAATTTGTTAACTTCTAAAATATAAGCACATTTTTGCACAGCTTTAGTTAATAAGTTACCAAGCTAGTGACAGTAAGCATATATACACAGCATTAATTGATAAGTTTGAAGTTAGTGAATTGAAATCGGTTACTATTTATATTACTCTGTTTATCTTTCATCTCCTATATAATTCTGACTTTCTAGTTCATTATTTTTTTCTGAACTTAAGCTTCCTTCAAAGTAATTTAAATAGTATTCATTTCTGTTCATGGTTCCAGGCAATTGCAACTGCAAAAATGAGAGGAGAATATCCAGAAAGAGCAGGACAACCTGAATGCCAGGTAAAAATCCATGTTGCTTTCTCTCTATCTGCCAATAGCGGAAATATGAAAATATTGTTACAGCtaaagtttgaaatacttgacaATTTTATAGTGTgtattgggttttttttctttttcaatttttttttttttttttttttggtgtgttaaatctttaaaaaaattctgtTCCCAACATactctattttatatatagcaACCAACTATTGGTGTTTTAAACTATCTTGTGTTACTCTACATTTTATGACAGTATTACCTAAAAACGGGAACCTGTAAGTTTGGAGCAACATGCAAGTTTCATCATCCCAGAGAAAAGGCTGGGATTGCTGGAAGAGTTTCACTAAATGTGTTGGGATATCCACTTCGAAATGTTTGTATCTtcatacttttttcttttttgattcaATTCTGTTATTAATATAACCAATATCATTGACATACACATGTTGTTAAGATGCAATATTCTTATGCATCGCTTTATTTTGTCACACAGAATGAGGCAGAATGTGCTTATTATCTGAGAACTGGACAATGCAAATTTGGAGGCACATGTAAATTTCACCACCCTCAACCATCTAATATGATGCTCTCATATCGTGGTTCTCCTGTTTATCCTACAGTCCAATCACCTACGAGTCCTGGACAACAGTCGTACCCAGGAGTAACAAATTGGTCCTTGTCTAGAGCTTCCTTCATCAGTCCACGCTGGCAAGCACCTTCTAGTTATGCACCCATGATTCTACCACAGGGTGTCGTATCAGTTCCAGGATGGAGTGCCTATGGTGTAAGCTTTCACatatgttcttttattatatatccctgtctttatgataaaaaaaaaggtatttttGTATACATATGCTTGATTAGTTAAACCAGAAGTGGAGGTTTTGGCCTAAATTGGTATTGCTGGGTCTAGTAttgtcaaaatatattaaaacaggtCTAAATAATGTATGGGTCAAAAGGGCTCATATCTGGTTGGGCTAACGACAACTACATGAACTGCATAAGCAATATCTGGAcgaataacaataatatataccAGACCTGTTCCTTTCCTTATCTTTAACCTTGTAAATAAGTATGAGTGCAGAACTATACTATTAAATGAACAATTCACATTTTTaggataaaatgatttaggagatGTTGGAACTGTAATACTTTTTATCAGTTACCATTGCTATTAGTTTACTACTTAGATGCTACAAATTTGTGAGTTATTAATACATTGTGAAAGTAGAGTGTAGAGTATTGCTTATCATGCTATTTAAATGAGAAAGGAAGTAACACAACCAGACCCAACCGGGCCCATTTAGAAAAACATGACGCTTTTTGATTtatacccattttgacccattatctTCCAACCTGACCCAAATTACCTACTGTGCCACCTATAGTTTTACCATATTTGCCGTAGTAAACAAGTGGTTGTGCATTGCTTGTGATCCATTACAAAATCATACGTCAAGTTACTTAACCTATTACCTTGTAAGAATGAAGAGATGAACCGATTTACTACTCAACGGgatgaaaaagataaaaatgctATGCATATAAAACTATCAATTTTCTAGTATGCTGATCAAATATTAAAAGTCAGCAGATAAAACTTACAAAAAAGTGAAACTTATTTCTTACCTGACAAAGGAAAACTAGTACCACTTGCCATCTCATACATCATGCGTGGAGTTCATGTCTTATCACGtacctttaaaatattaatcGAAAACTGTTCTTAATATTAATGGACCTGATCTTACTCATCTTCTCTTCAGGGACAGCTTGGGTCAATCTCATCTTCAGAAAGTCAACAACAGACAGGCGGAAATAGTCAAATTTATGGAACTTCACGCCAAAATGAAGCATCTAATGAAACACTTCAAGGAACTTATTCTTCGTATCGTACTGGTTATTATGCATTACCAACTGAGAATGTGTTCCCAGAGAGGCCTGGTCAACCTGAATGCCAATTTTATATGAAGACCGGTGACTGTAAGTTTGGTGCGGTTTGTAGATTTCATCATCCAAGAGAAAGAATAATACCTATGCCTGATTGTGTTCTTAGTCCAATGGGCCTTCCACTACGTCCGGTTAGTTCCAGTTTATAATCTGTATAATTCGTATTGAACCTTTGTTATATTTGGAATCGTGGTACTGCTATTGGCCTTgtaatgaatattttttattaaatagtaaaaattatacaaaaaataagaGAAGGGAAGTAAGAGTATCTGCTctgaatgtatatatttttctctcagcagatttcattttcaattttctacAGGGAGAGCCTTTGTGCATTTTCTATTCTCGTTATGGTATATGCAAATTTGGTCCAAGTTGCAAATTTAACCACCCAATGGGGGTTTTCGCTTACAATTTATCTGCATCAACATCTGCGGCAGCCCCAAATGTTCGCCACTTATTAGGATCATCGTCCATAAGTGGTCCATTAAATATATCTCCAGAAAGAAGACAAATTTCCACGAGTGATGATAACATTGACTCCGAGGATTGAAGACCTTCCAAGTGACTACCGGTTATTTTCCACAATCTTTTTGGAGGataaaaaaattgtaacttcatttatattgttgGAGATGTACATAATACATGTTAAAGTCAACCTGTTCTGAAAAATCAATTCACTTGATAGATTGTCTTGGTCTGTCCTGAACTGTGTTGATGCGTTGTACAACTCCACATTTTTGTCACATCTGGTTCAACCCAATG harbors:
- the LOC122603192 gene encoding zinc finger CCCH domain-containing protein ZFN-like, giving the protein MESMEAGPYPVREGEPDCSYYIRTGLCRFGATCRFNHPPNRKLAIATAKMRGEYPERAGQPECQYYLKTGTCKFGATCKFHHPREKAGIAGRVSLNVLGYPLRNNEAECAYYLRTGQCKFGGTCKFHHPQPSNMMLSYRGSPVYPTVQSPTSPGQQSYPGVTNWSLSRASFISPRWQAPSSYAPMILPQGVVSVPGWSAYGGQLGSISSSESQQQTGGNSQIYGTSRQNEASNETLQGTYSSYRTGYYALPTENVFPERPGQPECQFYMKTGDCKFGAVCRFHHPRERIIPMPDCVLSPMGLPLRPGEPLCIFYSRYGICKFGPSCKFNHPMGVFAYNLSASTSAAAPNVRHLLGSSSISGPLNISPERRQISTSDDNIDSED